From a single Miscanthus floridulus cultivar M001 chromosome 8, ASM1932011v1, whole genome shotgun sequence genomic region:
- the LOC136474832 gene encoding uncharacterized protein isoform X1 produces MATSDELAQIDISKEEKDKLVAEVMCYVLFKMHQNSDCPIKREELTGIVTKNYRQRALPTLIINETKDRLAATFGYEMRELQRTRAPATRSGRPSQPQLNVEAKSYVLISNLDPEVYSKYVEDKGAAHLSSFAFAVIRTIHLAGGKMPEEDLWHQLKRVGLNENDETHPVLGNNKQKLEHLVQQRLVWLLYRFP; encoded by the exons ATGGCGACCAGCGACGAGCTCGCCCAGATCGACATCTCCAAGGAG GAGAAGGACAAGCTGGTGGCGGAGGTGATGTGCTACGTGCTCTTCAAGATGCACCAGAACTCCGACTGCCCCATCAAGCGGGAGGAGCTCACCGGGATAGTCACCAAGAACTACCGCCAGCGCGCCCTGCCCACGCTCATCATCAACGAGACCAAGGACAGGCTCGCCGCCACCTTCGGGTACGAGATGAGGGAGCTACAGAGGACCCGCGCGCCGGCCACGCGCTCTGGCCGGCCGTCACAGCCGCAGC TTAACGTGGAGGCCAAGAGCTATGTTCTGATCAGCAACTTAGACCCTGAGGTGTACAGCAAGTACGTTGAGGACAAGGGCGCTGCCCATCTGTCTAGCTTTGCTTTCGCTGTCATTAGAACTATTCATCTTGCTGGTGGCAAAATGCCTGAAG AGGACCTCTGGCATCAGTTGAAGCGGGTGGGTTTGAATGAGAATGATGAAACTCACCCTGTTCTTGGTAACAATAAGCAGAAGCTCGAACACCTAGTGCAGCAAAGGTTGGTTTGGTTGCTGTATCGGTTCCCTTGA
- the LOC136474832 gene encoding uncharacterized protein isoform X2: MATSDELAQIDISKEEKDKLVAEVMCYVLFKMHQNSDCPIKREELTGIVTKNYRQRALPTLIINETKDRLAATFGYEMRELQRTRAPATRSGRPSQPQLNVEAKSYVLISNLDPEVYSKYVEDKGAAHLSSFAFAVIRTIHLAGGKMPEEDLWHQLKRVGLNENDETHPVLGTC; encoded by the exons ATGGCGACCAGCGACGAGCTCGCCCAGATCGACATCTCCAAGGAG GAGAAGGACAAGCTGGTGGCGGAGGTGATGTGCTACGTGCTCTTCAAGATGCACCAGAACTCCGACTGCCCCATCAAGCGGGAGGAGCTCACCGGGATAGTCACCAAGAACTACCGCCAGCGCGCCCTGCCCACGCTCATCATCAACGAGACCAAGGACAGGCTCGCCGCCACCTTCGGGTACGAGATGAGGGAGCTACAGAGGACCCGCGCGCCGGCCACGCGCTCTGGCCGGCCGTCACAGCCGCAGC TTAACGTGGAGGCCAAGAGCTATGTTCTGATCAGCAACTTAGACCCTGAGGTGTACAGCAAGTACGTTGAGGACAAGGGCGCTGCCCATCTGTCTAGCTTTGCTTTCGCTGTCATTAGAACTATTCATCTTGCTGGTGGCAAAATGCCTGAAG AGGACCTCTGGCATCAGTTGAAGCGGGTGGGTTTGAATGAGAATGATGAAACTCACCCTGTTCTTG GTACCTGCTGA